A genomic region of Chloracidobacterium sp. contains the following coding sequences:
- a CDS encoding VCBS repeat-containing protein — protein MSKKTLRNSVVEAKDLGRSDQPSHILEPTDQLAEPRRQKFARIATFVRSHLVLIGVIVVLPLVGIGIFAKSGWLPSTDPLNGQRTGWFGKALPKNASSSWNPFAAPLPTPTPQLSKEYVYAGSRMLAVVDANANETPPADLAVWRPSSGTWYVYNLVTSAWTSYAWGNSTDTPVQGDFDGDGKTDFAVFRPSTNVWWIATSGNSSYYTVTFGASGDIPAVADFDGDGRTDVAVFRPSTGVWYISRSSDSGTTTVTYGVNNDIPTPRDYDGDGKADISVWRPSATSFYTLRSSDTTTQQVTFGNDGDTPVSADFDGDGKANYAVRHNAGWIIMNASWTSTTTTTPTGDAAGDIPVANDFDGDGKVDIAVWRNSSGDWYIRKSGSSNTLRQEHWGMADDIPVPAYFRR, from the coding sequence ATGTCCAAGAAGACACTACGAAACAGCGTTGTTGAGGCCAAAGATCTCGGACGATCGGATCAACCGTCTCATATTTTAGAGCCAACGGACCAACTCGCTGAACCTCGACGCCAGAAATTCGCCCGGATCGCAACGTTTGTGCGTTCGCATCTGGTCCTGATCGGAGTGATTGTTGTTTTGCCCCTGGTCGGCATCGGCATATTTGCAAAGAGCGGGTGGCTGCCAAGCACGGATCCTCTAAACGGCCAGCGGACTGGCTGGTTTGGCAAGGCATTGCCAAAGAATGCTTCGAGCAGTTGGAACCCCTTCGCGGCACCACTTCCTACGCCAACACCGCAGCTTAGCAAAGAGTACGTGTACGCTGGTTCACGAATGCTGGCTGTAGTCGATGCCAACGCCAACGAGACTCCGCCGGCGGATCTTGCGGTTTGGCGGCCGTCGAGCGGGACCTGGTACGTTTACAATCTCGTGACCTCGGCCTGGACATCTTACGCTTGGGGCAACAGCACCGACACGCCTGTCCAGGGCGATTTCGACGGAGACGGCAAGACCGACTTTGCTGTGTTCAGGCCTTCGACCAACGTCTGGTGGATCGCGACCTCCGGCAACAGCAGCTATTACACGGTGACTTTCGGTGCCAGCGGCGATATACCCGCGGTTGCCGACTTCGACGGTGACGGCAGGACGGACGTTGCGGTCTTTCGTCCTTCGACAGGAGTCTGGTACATCTCCAGATCATCCGACAGCGGAACGACGACAGTGACCTACGGCGTCAACAACGACATCCCGACACCGAGGGACTATGACGGCGACGGCAAAGCCGACATCAGCGTCTGGCGGCCCTCTGCCACTTCCTTCTACACACTCCGAAGCTCCGACACGACCACACAGCAGGTGACATTCGGTAACGATGGCGACACTCCGGTCTCAGCCGATTTCGACGGCGACGGCAAGGCCAACTACGCCGTCCGGCACAATGCCGGTTGGATCATCATGAACGCCTCATGGACCTCGACCACGACGACCACTCCGACTGGTGACGCCGCCGGTGACATCCCCGTCGCAAACGATTTCGACGGCGACGGCAAGGTCGATATCGCCGTCTGGCGCAATTCAAGTGGCGACTGGTACATCCGCAAGTCCGGCTCATCGAACACCCTAAGACAAGAGCATTGGGGAATGGCGGATGATATTCCGGTACCTGCATATTTTCGAAGGTAA
- a CDS encoding type IV secretion system DNA-binding domain-containing protein yields MFSREWIEKFDASYGIPRKANEQYLPSYQAFWQWSADIGMCLFFITLGLLGSLLCLYAGILLDVYGLITLVFWAMALICVAGSFVDAYSLMWAYRVRRMSTAHGSARWAKASDLIRCGLMNRIKGLPLPANALPLAKAFRGRDVFLPASQWLRHFVMFGPTGSGKSKTFFMSMIRAILKKSSCLVYDAKGELLPRLPNQPKRSIVWTLTNQQRAIDGTSFPNVETIRLLPVRSPE; encoded by the coding sequence ATGTTTTCTCGAGAATGGATTGAGAAATTTGACGCTTCCTATGGGATACCACGGAAAGCAAATGAGCAATACTTGCCGTCATATCAGGCATTTTGGCAATGGTCTGCGGATATTGGAATGTGTCTGTTCTTCATCACACTGGGGCTACTCGGGTCATTACTTTGCTTGTATGCGGGAATTCTATTGGACGTCTATGGGCTGATCACTTTGGTCTTTTGGGCGATGGCGCTTATATGTGTCGCTGGCTCATTTGTAGATGCGTACTCGCTGATGTGGGCCTACCGCGTTCGACGCATGAGCACCGCCCACGGCTCTGCGAGGTGGGCGAAGGCCTCAGACTTGATCCGCTGTGGTCTGATGAACCGGATCAAAGGACTGCCCTTACCCGCAAATGCGCTTCCCCTTGCAAAAGCCTTTCGTGGCCGCGATGTTTTTCTTCCCGCTAGTCAGTGGCTCCGCCACTTTGTCATGTTCGGCCCAACCGGATCGGGAAAATCAAAGACGTTCTTCATGTCGATGATCCGGGCGATCCTAAAGAAGTCATCGTGTCTGGTTTACGACGCAAAAGGTGAGCTTTTGCCCAGACTGCCAAATCAGCCAAAACGATCTATCGTTTGGACCTTAACGAACCAACAAAGAGCGATCGATGGAACTTCATTCCCAAATGTAGAAACGATCCGGCTTTTGCCTGTCAGATCGCCGGAATGA
- a CDS encoding type IV secretory system conjugative DNA transfer family protein has product MDLNEPTKSDRWNFIPKCRNDPAFACQIAGMMIGIEGRRRTNADPFWGDAEQIALTAILLHISEVYREKAIPAFAADFLLFLSGESDEAFNDAMMNSPSLYAKQAYLAFRQAPVQTRGSILIGLYNKLRPFTLAPARMVTSPPAKDQTALGCRLINFSDLRQPGTAVYLVVSEGAADVYKELIATFIGQAVMEMRLDGVNEPEFPCFVLIDEAYQLNVSEVKRISGIGRGRGVGLGLGYQDLPQMYDQYGREQANAILGTIMTKIFLPGLDDVTADYASKQLGDTTIFSKTFQDYPGKKQDNTRYAEQKRALMLPNEIRQTAAHSEVLIISDTAPPIRAAYPPFAVSKEMYLASNKGAPKEVHLGDIDAQFSLTTEPGQVKRSDPERTALKEIISAGVDKVLSIERIAELVGSSPSETESDFLLDVESAENSDLIKNALHRLPEDVRFMTTAAPVSQLSQI; this is encoded by the coding sequence TTGGACCTTAACGAACCAACAAAGAGCGATCGATGGAACTTCATTCCCAAATGTAGAAACGATCCGGCTTTTGCCTGTCAGATCGCCGGAATGATGATCGGGATCGAAGGGCGCCGCCGCACGAACGCCGACCCGTTCTGGGGCGATGCCGAACAAATAGCATTGACCGCGATCCTGTTGCACATATCAGAGGTTTATCGCGAGAAAGCGATTCCCGCGTTTGCAGCAGACTTTCTTCTATTTCTTAGTGGTGAAAGCGATGAGGCTTTCAACGATGCGATGATGAATTCGCCCAGTCTGTACGCCAAGCAGGCTTACCTGGCATTTCGTCAGGCACCGGTGCAGACCCGTGGCTCGATTCTGATCGGCCTTTACAACAAGCTGCGCCCGTTTACTCTGGCTCCTGCCCGGATGGTTACTTCCCCGCCAGCCAAGGATCAAACGGCACTGGGTTGTCGGCTCATAAACTTTTCAGATCTTCGCCAACCCGGAACTGCGGTTTACCTGGTTGTTTCGGAAGGAGCAGCAGACGTATATAAGGAACTGATAGCAACCTTCATCGGACAGGCCGTTATGGAGATGAGACTCGATGGTGTTAATGAACCGGAGTTTCCTTGCTTCGTTCTCATTGATGAGGCCTACCAATTGAACGTTTCCGAAGTGAAGCGAATTTCAGGCATCGGTCGCGGTCGCGGCGTCGGATTAGGTCTAGGGTATCAGGACCTTCCTCAGATGTATGACCAATACGGACGAGAGCAGGCGAACGCAATTCTCGGAACCATAATGACCAAAATATTTCTCCCCGGCCTGGACGACGTGACCGCTGATTACGCCTCAAAACAGCTAGGTGATACAACGATCTTTTCAAAGACCTTTCAGGACTATCCGGGCAAGAAGCAGGACAATACAAGATATGCCGAGCAAAAACGCGCTCTTATGCTGCCGAACGAGATCCGACAGACTGCGGCCCATTCAGAAGTTCTAATAATAAGCGACACTGCACCGCCAATTCGCGCAGCTTACCCTCCGTTCGCGGTGTCCAAAGAAATGTATCTTGCCTCCAACAAAGGGGCCCCGAAAGAAGTTCATCTGGGGGATATAGACGCACAATTCTCGCTTACAACTGAACCTGGGCAAGTTAAACGATCAGATCCCGAAAGGACTGCGTTAAAAGAAATAATTTCGGCCGGTGTTGACAAAGTTTTATCCATTGAAAGAATTGCGGAGTTAGTTGGATCGTCACCAAGCGAAACCGAATCTGATTTTCTGCTCGATGTAGAATCCGCTGAGAACTCCGATTTGATTAAGAATGCCCTGCACCGCCTTCCTGAGGATGTTCGATTCATGACGACTGCCGCTCCCGTCAGTCAACTTTCACAAATTTAG